The following coding sequences lie in one Colias croceus chromosome 1, ilColCroc2.1 genomic window:
- the LOC123695178 gene encoding neuronal acetylcholine receptor subunit alpha-7 isoform X12 has translation MAPMLAALAILALLPVSEQGPHEKRLLNALLASYNTLERPVANESEPLEVKFGLTLQQIIDVDEKNQILTTNVWLNLEWNDYNLRWNDSDYGGVKDLRITPNKLWKPDVLMYNSADEGFDGTYQTNVVVRNNGSCLYVPPGIFKSTCKIDITWFPFDDQHCDMKFGSWTYDGNQLDLVLKDESGGDLSDFITNGEWYLIGMPGKKNTITYACCPEPYVDVTFTIMIRRRTLYYFFNLIVPCVLISSMALLGFTLPPDSGEKLTLGVTILLSLTVFLNLVAEKMPTTSDAVPLIGTYFNCIMFMVASSVVLTVVVLNYHHRTADIHEMPQWIKTVFLQWLPWILRMSRPGKKITRKTIMMTNRMRELELKERSSKSLLANVLDIDDDFRHVPPPPNSTASTGNLGPGTDFRRSFVRPSTMEDVGLGGHHRELHLILRELQFITARMKKADEEAELISDWKFAAMVVDRFCLFVFTMFTIIATVAVLLSAPHIIVQ, from the exons tgtcggaACAAGGACCGCACGAAAAAAGGCTGCTGAATGCTTTGCTAGCTTCATATAACACGCTTGAAAGGCCGGTCGCCAATGAGAGCGAACCGCTCGAGGTTAAGTTCGGCCTTACATTGCAGCAGATCATAGACGTG GATGAGAAAAATCAAATCCTGACGACGAACGTCTGGCTAAACTTG GAATGGAACGACTACAATTTAAGGTGGAACGACAGCGACtacggcggcgtcaaggacctCAGGATAACACCGAACAAGCTATGGAAACCAGACGTTCTTATGTACAACAG TGCTGATGAGGGTTTTGACGGGACGTACCAGACGAATGTGGTGGTCAGAAACAACGGCAGTTGCCTGTACGTGCCCCCGGGCATATTCAAGAGCACATGCAAGATAGACATCACGTGGTTTCCTTTCGACGACCAACACTGTGACATGAAGTTCGGTAGCTGGACTTACGATGGCAACCAG TTGGATCTGGTGCTCAAAGATGAATCGGGGGGTGATCTATCAGACTTCATCACAAACGGCGAGTGGTATTTAATAG GAATGCCAGGAAAGAAGAATACAATAACATACGCGTGTTGCCCAGAACCATATGTGGATGTGACGTTTACAATAATGATTCGGAGAAGGACTTTATACTATTTCTTCAATTTAATTGTACCGTGTGTCCTAATATCGTCTATGGCTCTCTTGGGCTTCACATTACCACCAGATTCAGGAGAAAAATTAACGTTAG GTGTGACGATATTATTGTCGTTGACTGTATTTCTGAACCTGGTTGCTGAAAAGATGCCTACTACATCGGATGCAGTGCCTCTTATAG GAACATACTTCAACTGCATAATGTTCATGGTGGCATCGTCAGTAGTGTTGACGGTAGTGGTGTTAAATTACCACCATCGGACGGCAGACATACATGAAATGCCACAATGG ATAAAAACAGTGTTCCTACAATGGTTGCCGTGGATCCTGCGCATGTCGAGGCCGGGCAAGAAAATAACaagaaaaacaataatgatgaCCAATAGAATGAGAGAGTTGGAATTAAAAGAACGTTCCTCCAAATCTTTGTTAGCGAATGTGCTGGACATAGATGACGATTTCAGACATGTGCCTCCTCCGCCGAATAGTACCGCTTCGACGGGAAATCTGGGACCTGG AACGGATTTCCGCCGGTCCTTCGTGCGGCCATCCACGATGGAGGACGTGGGGCTCGGTGGCCATCACCGGGAGCTGCATCTCATACTGCGGGAACTGCAGTTCATCACCGCGAGGATGAAGAAGGCTGATGAGGAAGCGGAGCTGATCAGTGACTGGAAGTTCGCGGCTATGGTTGTGGATAG GTTCTGTCTGTTCGTGTTCACGATGTTCACAATCATCGCGACGGTGGCCGTGCTGCTCTCCGCGCCACACATCATCGTACAGTAA
- the LOC123695178 gene encoding neuronal acetylcholine receptor subunit alpha-7 isoform X7 — MAPMLAALAILALLPVSEQGPHEKRLLNALLASYNTLERPVANESEPLEVKFGLTLQQIIDVDEKNQILTTNVWLNLEWNDYNLRWNDSDYGGVKDLRITPNKLWKPDVLMYNSADEGFDGTYQTNVVVRNNGSCLYVPPGIFKSTCKIDITWFPFDDQHCDMKFGSWTYDGNQLDLVLKDESGGDLSDFITNGEWYLIGMPGKKNTITYACCPEPYVDVTFTIMIRRRTLYYFFNLIVPCVLISSMALLGFTLPPDSGEKLTLGVTILLSLTVFLNLVAETLPQVSDAIPLLGTYFNCIMFMVASSVVLTVVVLNYHHRTADIHEMPQWIKTVFLQWLPWILRMSRPGKKITRKTIMMTNRMRELELKERSSKSLLANVLDIDDDFRHVPPPPNSTASTGNLGPGCSIFRTDFRRSFVRPSTMEDVGLGGHHRELHLILRELQFITARMKKADEEAELISDWKFAAMVVDRFCLFVFTMFTIIATVAVLLSAPHIIVQ; from the exons tgtcggaACAAGGACCGCACGAAAAAAGGCTGCTGAATGCTTTGCTAGCTTCATATAACACGCTTGAAAGGCCGGTCGCCAATGAGAGCGAACCGCTCGAGGTTAAGTTCGGCCTTACATTGCAGCAGATCATAGACGTG GATGAGAAAAATCAAATCCTGACGACGAACGTCTGGCTAAACTTG GAATGGAACGACTACAATTTAAGGTGGAACGACAGCGACtacggcggcgtcaaggacctCAGGATAACACCGAACAAGCTATGGAAACCAGACGTTCTTATGTACAACAG TGCTGATGAGGGTTTTGACGGGACGTACCAGACGAATGTGGTGGTCAGAAACAACGGCAGTTGCCTGTACGTGCCCCCGGGCATATTCAAGAGCACATGCAAGATAGACATCACGTGGTTTCCTTTCGACGACCAACACTGTGACATGAAGTTCGGTAGCTGGACTTACGATGGCAACCAG TTGGATCTGGTGCTCAAAGATGAATCGGGGGGTGATCTATCAGACTTCATCACAAACGGCGAGTGGTATTTAATAG GAATGCCAGGAAAGAAGAATACAATAACATACGCGTGTTGCCCAGAACCATATGTGGATGTGACGTTTACAATAATGATTCGGAGAAGGACTTTATACTATTTCTTCAATTTAATTGTACCGTGTGTCCTAATATCGTCTATGGCTCTCTTGGGCTTCACATTACCACCAGATTCAGGAGAAAAATTAACGTTAG GAGTCACTATTCTTCTCTCGCTGACGGTGTTTCTCAACCTGGTTGCTGAGACTCTGCCGCAGGTCTCCGATGCAATCCCCTTGTTAG GAACATACTTCAACTGCATAATGTTCATGGTGGCATCGTCAGTAGTGTTGACGGTAGTGGTGTTAAATTACCACCATCGGACGGCAGACATACATGAAATGCCACAATGG ATAAAAACAGTGTTCCTACAATGGTTGCCGTGGATCCTGCGCATGTCGAGGCCGGGCAAGAAAATAACaagaaaaacaataatgatgaCCAATAGAATGAGAGAGTTGGAATTAAAAGAACGTTCCTCCAAATCTTTGTTAGCGAATGTGCTGGACATAGATGACGATTTCAGACATGTGCCTCCTCCGCCGAATAGTACCGCTTCGACGGGAAATCTGGGACCTGG CTGTTCAATATTCAGAACGGATTTCCGCCGGTCCTTCGTGCGGCCATCCACGATGGAGGACGTGGGGCTCGGTGGCCATCACCGGGAGCTGCATCTCATACTGCGGGAACTGCAGTTCATCACCGCGAGGATGAAGAAGGCTGATGAGGAAGCGGAGCTGATCAGTGACTGGAAGTTCGCGGCTATGGTTGTGGATAG GTTCTGTCTGTTCGTGTTCACGATGTTCACAATCATCGCGACGGTGGCCGTGCTGCTCTCCGCGCCACACATCATCGTACAGTAA
- the LOC123695178 gene encoding neuronal acetylcholine receptor subunit alpha-7 isoform X17 translates to MAPMLAALAILALLPVSEQGPHEKRLLNALLASYNTLERPVANESEPLEVKFGLTLQQIIDVDEKNQILTTNVWLNLEWNDYNLRWNDSDYGGVKDLRITPNKLWKPDVLMYNSADEGFDGTYQTNVVVRNNGSCLYVPPGIFKSTCKIDITWFPFDDQHCDMKFGSWTYDGNQLDLVLKDESGGDLSDFITNGEWYLIGMPGKKNTITYACCPEPYVDVTFTIMIRRRTLYYFFNLIVPCVLISSMALLGFTLPPDSGEKLTLGTYFNCIMFMVASSVVLTVVVLNYHHRTADIHEMPQWIKTVFLQWLPWILRMSRPGKKITRKTIMMTNRMRELELKERSSKSLLANVLDIDDDFRHVPPPPNSTASTGNLGPGCSIFRTDFRRSFVRPSTMEDVGLGGHHRELHLILRELQFITARMKKADEEAELISDWKFAAMVVDRFCLFVFTMFTIIATVAVLLSAPHIIVQ, encoded by the exons tgtcggaACAAGGACCGCACGAAAAAAGGCTGCTGAATGCTTTGCTAGCTTCATATAACACGCTTGAAAGGCCGGTCGCCAATGAGAGCGAACCGCTCGAGGTTAAGTTCGGCCTTACATTGCAGCAGATCATAGACGTG GATGAGAAAAATCAAATCCTGACGACGAACGTCTGGCTAAACTTG GAATGGAACGACTACAATTTAAGGTGGAACGACAGCGACtacggcggcgtcaaggacctCAGGATAACACCGAACAAGCTATGGAAACCAGACGTTCTTATGTACAACAG TGCTGATGAGGGTTTTGACGGGACGTACCAGACGAATGTGGTGGTCAGAAACAACGGCAGTTGCCTGTACGTGCCCCCGGGCATATTCAAGAGCACATGCAAGATAGACATCACGTGGTTTCCTTTCGACGACCAACACTGTGACATGAAGTTCGGTAGCTGGACTTACGATGGCAACCAG TTGGATCTGGTGCTCAAAGATGAATCGGGGGGTGATCTATCAGACTTCATCACAAACGGCGAGTGGTATTTAATAG GAATGCCAGGAAAGAAGAATACAATAACATACGCGTGTTGCCCAGAACCATATGTGGATGTGACGTTTACAATAATGATTCGGAGAAGGACTTTATACTATTTCTTCAATTTAATTGTACCGTGTGTCCTAATATCGTCTATGGCTCTCTTGGGCTTCACATTACCACCAGATTCAGGAGAAAAATTAACGTTAG GAACATACTTCAACTGCATAATGTTCATGGTGGCATCGTCAGTAGTGTTGACGGTAGTGGTGTTAAATTACCACCATCGGACGGCAGACATACATGAAATGCCACAATGG ATAAAAACAGTGTTCCTACAATGGTTGCCGTGGATCCTGCGCATGTCGAGGCCGGGCAAGAAAATAACaagaaaaacaataatgatgaCCAATAGAATGAGAGAGTTGGAATTAAAAGAACGTTCCTCCAAATCTTTGTTAGCGAATGTGCTGGACATAGATGACGATTTCAGACATGTGCCTCCTCCGCCGAATAGTACCGCTTCGACGGGAAATCTGGGACCTGG CTGTTCAATATTCAGAACGGATTTCCGCCGGTCCTTCGTGCGGCCATCCACGATGGAGGACGTGGGGCTCGGTGGCCATCACCGGGAGCTGCATCTCATACTGCGGGAACTGCAGTTCATCACCGCGAGGATGAAGAAGGCTGATGAGGAAGCGGAGCTGATCAGTGACTGGAAGTTCGCGGCTATGGTTGTGGATAG GTTCTGTCTGTTCGTGTTCACGATGTTCACAATCATCGCGACGGTGGCCGTGCTGCTCTCCGCGCCACACATCATCGTACAGTAA
- the LOC123695178 gene encoding neuronal acetylcholine receptor subunit alpha-7 isoform X15, with protein sequence MAPMLAALAILALLPVSEQGPHEKRLLNALLASYNTLERPVANESEPLEVKFGLTLQQIIDVEWNDYNLRWNDSDYGGVKDLRITPNKLWKPDVLMYNSADEGFDGTYQTNVVVRNNGSCLYVPPGIFKSTCKIDITWFPFDDQHCDMKFGSWTYDGNQLDLVLKDESGGDLSDFITNGEWYLIGMPGKKNTITYACCPEPYVDVTFTIMIRRRTLYYFFNLIVPCVLISSMALLGFTLPPDSGEKLTLGVTILLSLTVFLNLVAETLPQVSDAIPLLGTYFNCIMFMVASSVVLTVVVLNYHHRTADIHEMPQWIKTVFLQWLPWILRMSRPGKKITRKTIMMTNRMRELELKERSSKSLLANVLDIDDDFRHVPPPPNSTASTGNLGPGTDFRRSFVRPSTMEDVGLGGHHRELHLILRELQFITARMKKADEEAELISDWKFAAMVVDRFCLFVFTMFTIIATVAVLLSAPHIIVQ encoded by the exons tgtcggaACAAGGACCGCACGAAAAAAGGCTGCTGAATGCTTTGCTAGCTTCATATAACACGCTTGAAAGGCCGGTCGCCAATGAGAGCGAACCGCTCGAGGTTAAGTTCGGCCTTACATTGCAGCAGATCATAGACGTG GAATGGAACGACTACAATTTAAGGTGGAACGACAGCGACtacggcggcgtcaaggacctCAGGATAACACCGAACAAGCTATGGAAACCAGACGTTCTTATGTACAACAG TGCTGATGAGGGTTTTGACGGGACGTACCAGACGAATGTGGTGGTCAGAAACAACGGCAGTTGCCTGTACGTGCCCCCGGGCATATTCAAGAGCACATGCAAGATAGACATCACGTGGTTTCCTTTCGACGACCAACACTGTGACATGAAGTTCGGTAGCTGGACTTACGATGGCAACCAG TTGGATCTGGTGCTCAAAGATGAATCGGGGGGTGATCTATCAGACTTCATCACAAACGGCGAGTGGTATTTAATAG GAATGCCAGGAAAGAAGAATACAATAACATACGCGTGTTGCCCAGAACCATATGTGGATGTGACGTTTACAATAATGATTCGGAGAAGGACTTTATACTATTTCTTCAATTTAATTGTACCGTGTGTCCTAATATCGTCTATGGCTCTCTTGGGCTTCACATTACCACCAGATTCAGGAGAAAAATTAACGTTAG GAGTCACTATTCTTCTCTCGCTGACGGTGTTTCTCAACCTGGTTGCTGAGACTCTGCCGCAGGTCTCCGATGCAATCCCCTTGTTAG GAACATACTTCAACTGCATAATGTTCATGGTGGCATCGTCAGTAGTGTTGACGGTAGTGGTGTTAAATTACCACCATCGGACGGCAGACATACATGAAATGCCACAATGG ATAAAAACAGTGTTCCTACAATGGTTGCCGTGGATCCTGCGCATGTCGAGGCCGGGCAAGAAAATAACaagaaaaacaataatgatgaCCAATAGAATGAGAGAGTTGGAATTAAAAGAACGTTCCTCCAAATCTTTGTTAGCGAATGTGCTGGACATAGATGACGATTTCAGACATGTGCCTCCTCCGCCGAATAGTACCGCTTCGACGGGAAATCTGGGACCTGG AACGGATTTCCGCCGGTCCTTCGTGCGGCCATCCACGATGGAGGACGTGGGGCTCGGTGGCCATCACCGGGAGCTGCATCTCATACTGCGGGAACTGCAGTTCATCACCGCGAGGATGAAGAAGGCTGATGAGGAAGCGGAGCTGATCAGTGACTGGAAGTTCGCGGCTATGGTTGTGGATAG GTTCTGTCTGTTCGTGTTCACGATGTTCACAATCATCGCGACGGTGGCCGTGCTGCTCTCCGCGCCACACATCATCGTACAGTAA
- the LOC123695178 gene encoding neuronal acetylcholine receptor subunit alpha-7 isoform X11: MAPMLAALAILALLPVSEQGPHEKRLLNALLASYNTLERPVANESEPLEVKFGLTLQQIIDVDEKNQILTTNVWLNLEWNDYNLRWNDSDYGGVKDLRITPNKLWKPDVLMYNSADEGFDGTYQTNVVVRNNGSCLYVPPGIFKSTCKIDITWFPFDDQHCDMKFGSWTYDGNQLDLVLKDESGGDLSDFITNGEWYLIGMPGKKNTITYACCPEPYVDVTFTIMIRRRTLYYFFNLIVPCVLISSMALLGFTLPPDSGEKLTLGVTILLSLTVFLNLVAETLPQVSDAIPLLGTYFNCIMFMVASSVVLTVVVLNYHHRTADIHEMPQWIKTVFLQWLPWILRMSRPGKKITRKTIMMTNRMRELELKERSSKSLLANVLDIDDDFRHVPPPPNSTASTGNLGPGTDFRRSFVRPSTMEDVGLGGHHRELHLILRELQFITARMKKADEEAELISDWKFAAMVVDRFCLFVFTMFTIIATVAVLLSAPHIIVQ; encoded by the exons tgtcggaACAAGGACCGCACGAAAAAAGGCTGCTGAATGCTTTGCTAGCTTCATATAACACGCTTGAAAGGCCGGTCGCCAATGAGAGCGAACCGCTCGAGGTTAAGTTCGGCCTTACATTGCAGCAGATCATAGACGTG GATGAGAAAAATCAAATCCTGACGACGAACGTCTGGCTAAACTTG GAATGGAACGACTACAATTTAAGGTGGAACGACAGCGACtacggcggcgtcaaggacctCAGGATAACACCGAACAAGCTATGGAAACCAGACGTTCTTATGTACAACAG TGCTGATGAGGGTTTTGACGGGACGTACCAGACGAATGTGGTGGTCAGAAACAACGGCAGTTGCCTGTACGTGCCCCCGGGCATATTCAAGAGCACATGCAAGATAGACATCACGTGGTTTCCTTTCGACGACCAACACTGTGACATGAAGTTCGGTAGCTGGACTTACGATGGCAACCAG TTGGATCTGGTGCTCAAAGATGAATCGGGGGGTGATCTATCAGACTTCATCACAAACGGCGAGTGGTATTTAATAG GAATGCCAGGAAAGAAGAATACAATAACATACGCGTGTTGCCCAGAACCATATGTGGATGTGACGTTTACAATAATGATTCGGAGAAGGACTTTATACTATTTCTTCAATTTAATTGTACCGTGTGTCCTAATATCGTCTATGGCTCTCTTGGGCTTCACATTACCACCAGATTCAGGAGAAAAATTAACGTTAG GAGTCACTATTCTTCTCTCGCTGACGGTGTTTCTCAACCTGGTTGCTGAGACTCTGCCGCAGGTCTCCGATGCAATCCCCTTGTTAG GAACATACTTCAACTGCATAATGTTCATGGTGGCATCGTCAGTAGTGTTGACGGTAGTGGTGTTAAATTACCACCATCGGACGGCAGACATACATGAAATGCCACAATGG ATAAAAACAGTGTTCCTACAATGGTTGCCGTGGATCCTGCGCATGTCGAGGCCGGGCAAGAAAATAACaagaaaaacaataatgatgaCCAATAGAATGAGAGAGTTGGAATTAAAAGAACGTTCCTCCAAATCTTTGTTAGCGAATGTGCTGGACATAGATGACGATTTCAGACATGTGCCTCCTCCGCCGAATAGTACCGCTTCGACGGGAAATCTGGGACCTGG AACGGATTTCCGCCGGTCCTTCGTGCGGCCATCCACGATGGAGGACGTGGGGCTCGGTGGCCATCACCGGGAGCTGCATCTCATACTGCGGGAACTGCAGTTCATCACCGCGAGGATGAAGAAGGCTGATGAGGAAGCGGAGCTGATCAGTGACTGGAAGTTCGCGGCTATGGTTGTGGATAG GTTCTGTCTGTTCGTGTTCACGATGTTCACAATCATCGCGACGGTGGCCGTGCTGCTCTCCGCGCCACACATCATCGTACAGTAA
- the LOC123695178 gene encoding neuronal acetylcholine receptor subunit alpha-7 isoform X4, giving the protein MAPMLAALAILALLPVSEQGPHEKRLLNALLASYNTLERPVANESEPLEVKFGLTLQQIIDVDEKNQILTTNVWLNLDEKNQLLITNIWLSLEWNDYNLRWNDSDYGGVKDLRITPNKLWKPDVLMYNSADEGFDGTYQTNVVVRNNGSCLYVPPGIFKSTCKIDITWFPFDDQHCDMKFGSWTYDGNQLDLVLKDESGGDLSDFITNGEWYLIGMPGKKNTITYACCPEPYVDVTFTIMIRRRTLYYFFNLIVPCVLISSMALLGFTLPPDSGEKLTLGVTILLSLTVFLNLVAEKMPTTSDAVPLIGTYFNCIMFMVASSVVLTVVVLNYHHRTADIHEMPQWIKTVFLQWLPWILRMSRPGKKITRKTIMMTNRMRELELKERSSKSLLANVLDIDDDFRHVPPPPNSTASTGNLGPGTDFRRSFVRPSTMEDVGLGGHHRELHLILRELQFITARMKKADEEAELISDWKFAAMVVDRFCLFVFTMFTIIATVAVLLSAPHIIVQ; this is encoded by the exons tgtcggaACAAGGACCGCACGAAAAAAGGCTGCTGAATGCTTTGCTAGCTTCATATAACACGCTTGAAAGGCCGGTCGCCAATGAGAGCGAACCGCTCGAGGTTAAGTTCGGCCTTACATTGCAGCAGATCATAGACGTG GATGAGAAAAATCAAATCCTGACGACGAACGTCTGGCTAAACTTG GACGAGAAGAATCAACTACTTATAACCAATATATGGCTGTCATTG GAATGGAACGACTACAATTTAAGGTGGAACGACAGCGACtacggcggcgtcaaggacctCAGGATAACACCGAACAAGCTATGGAAACCAGACGTTCTTATGTACAACAG TGCTGATGAGGGTTTTGACGGGACGTACCAGACGAATGTGGTGGTCAGAAACAACGGCAGTTGCCTGTACGTGCCCCCGGGCATATTCAAGAGCACATGCAAGATAGACATCACGTGGTTTCCTTTCGACGACCAACACTGTGACATGAAGTTCGGTAGCTGGACTTACGATGGCAACCAG TTGGATCTGGTGCTCAAAGATGAATCGGGGGGTGATCTATCAGACTTCATCACAAACGGCGAGTGGTATTTAATAG GAATGCCAGGAAAGAAGAATACAATAACATACGCGTGTTGCCCAGAACCATATGTGGATGTGACGTTTACAATAATGATTCGGAGAAGGACTTTATACTATTTCTTCAATTTAATTGTACCGTGTGTCCTAATATCGTCTATGGCTCTCTTGGGCTTCACATTACCACCAGATTCAGGAGAAAAATTAACGTTAG GTGTGACGATATTATTGTCGTTGACTGTATTTCTGAACCTGGTTGCTGAAAAGATGCCTACTACATCGGATGCAGTGCCTCTTATAG GAACATACTTCAACTGCATAATGTTCATGGTGGCATCGTCAGTAGTGTTGACGGTAGTGGTGTTAAATTACCACCATCGGACGGCAGACATACATGAAATGCCACAATGG ATAAAAACAGTGTTCCTACAATGGTTGCCGTGGATCCTGCGCATGTCGAGGCCGGGCAAGAAAATAACaagaaaaacaataatgatgaCCAATAGAATGAGAGAGTTGGAATTAAAAGAACGTTCCTCCAAATCTTTGTTAGCGAATGTGCTGGACATAGATGACGATTTCAGACATGTGCCTCCTCCGCCGAATAGTACCGCTTCGACGGGAAATCTGGGACCTGG AACGGATTTCCGCCGGTCCTTCGTGCGGCCATCCACGATGGAGGACGTGGGGCTCGGTGGCCATCACCGGGAGCTGCATCTCATACTGCGGGAACTGCAGTTCATCACCGCGAGGATGAAGAAGGCTGATGAGGAAGCGGAGCTGATCAGTGACTGGAAGTTCGCGGCTATGGTTGTGGATAG GTTCTGTCTGTTCGTGTTCACGATGTTCACAATCATCGCGACGGTGGCCGTGCTGCTCTCCGCGCCACACATCATCGTACAGTAA
- the LOC123695178 gene encoding neuronal acetylcholine receptor subunit alpha-7 isoform X16, with protein sequence MAPMLAALAILALLPVSEQGPHEKRLLNALLASYNTLERPVANESEPLEVKFGLTLQQIIDVDEKNQLLITNIWLSLEWNDYNLRWNDSDYGGVKDLRITPNKLWKPDVLMYNSADEGFDGTYQTNVVVRNNGSCLYVPPGIFKSTCKIDITWFPFDDQHCDMKFGSWTYDGNQLDLVLKDESGGDLSDFITNGEWYLIGMPGKKNTITYACCPEPYVDVTFTIMIRRRTLYYFFNLIVPCVLISSMALLGFTLPPDSGEKLTLGTYFNCIMFMVASSVVLTVVVLNYHHRTADIHEMPQWIKTVFLQWLPWILRMSRPGKKITRKTIMMTNRMRELELKERSSKSLLANVLDIDDDFRHVPPPPNSTASTGNLGPGCSIFRTDFRRSFVRPSTMEDVGLGGHHRELHLILRELQFITARMKKADEEAELISDWKFAAMVVDRFCLFVFTMFTIIATVAVLLSAPHIIVQ encoded by the exons tgtcggaACAAGGACCGCACGAAAAAAGGCTGCTGAATGCTTTGCTAGCTTCATATAACACGCTTGAAAGGCCGGTCGCCAATGAGAGCGAACCGCTCGAGGTTAAGTTCGGCCTTACATTGCAGCAGATCATAGACGTG GACGAGAAGAATCAACTACTTATAACCAATATATGGCTGTCATTG GAATGGAACGACTACAATTTAAGGTGGAACGACAGCGACtacggcggcgtcaaggacctCAGGATAACACCGAACAAGCTATGGAAACCAGACGTTCTTATGTACAACAG TGCTGATGAGGGTTTTGACGGGACGTACCAGACGAATGTGGTGGTCAGAAACAACGGCAGTTGCCTGTACGTGCCCCCGGGCATATTCAAGAGCACATGCAAGATAGACATCACGTGGTTTCCTTTCGACGACCAACACTGTGACATGAAGTTCGGTAGCTGGACTTACGATGGCAACCAG TTGGATCTGGTGCTCAAAGATGAATCGGGGGGTGATCTATCAGACTTCATCACAAACGGCGAGTGGTATTTAATAG GAATGCCAGGAAAGAAGAATACAATAACATACGCGTGTTGCCCAGAACCATATGTGGATGTGACGTTTACAATAATGATTCGGAGAAGGACTTTATACTATTTCTTCAATTTAATTGTACCGTGTGTCCTAATATCGTCTATGGCTCTCTTGGGCTTCACATTACCACCAGATTCAGGAGAAAAATTAACGTTAG GAACATACTTCAACTGCATAATGTTCATGGTGGCATCGTCAGTAGTGTTGACGGTAGTGGTGTTAAATTACCACCATCGGACGGCAGACATACATGAAATGCCACAATGG ATAAAAACAGTGTTCCTACAATGGTTGCCGTGGATCCTGCGCATGTCGAGGCCGGGCAAGAAAATAACaagaaaaacaataatgatgaCCAATAGAATGAGAGAGTTGGAATTAAAAGAACGTTCCTCCAAATCTTTGTTAGCGAATGTGCTGGACATAGATGACGATTTCAGACATGTGCCTCCTCCGCCGAATAGTACCGCTTCGACGGGAAATCTGGGACCTGG CTGTTCAATATTCAGAACGGATTTCCGCCGGTCCTTCGTGCGGCCATCCACGATGGAGGACGTGGGGCTCGGTGGCCATCACCGGGAGCTGCATCTCATACTGCGGGAACTGCAGTTCATCACCGCGAGGATGAAGAAGGCTGATGAGGAAGCGGAGCTGATCAGTGACTGGAAGTTCGCGGCTATGGTTGTGGATAG GTTCTGTCTGTTCGTGTTCACGATGTTCACAATCATCGCGACGGTGGCCGTGCTGCTCTCCGCGCCACACATCATCGTACAGTAA